The nucleotide window CCAGCCTTTCTAAAACAATTGCTGATTGTTTGTGGTTTTACACCCAAATTCCAGGTTTTGTTTAGATCCCTGATTGCATCAAGTAAGGACACTGTCGTAGGAGTTGGTTCTTCCATATGGGCCAAAACTTTCATCACAATTCGTTTCCTATAATGTTGCTTGAGATTTTGAATAATCCCTTGGTCCATTGGTTGTAGAACAGACGTCAAATTAGGAGGAAAATATTgcagtttaatgttttttaagtttGCTTGTACATTTTTAGGATGTGCCGGACAATTGTCAACGAACAGTAGTATTTACCTATTTTGGGCAACAAAGACTTTCTCTAGACTTTTGAGCCACTTATCATAAATTTAACTTGTCATCCACGCTTTTTTGTTGTACTCATAGTCCACATCAAGTGATTTTATACCCTTAAAACAACGTGGGTTTTTTGCCTTGCCGATAACTagcaatttcaacttttctgaaCCACTCATATTGTTTGCAACCATAACGGTAATTCTCTCCTTGCTGTTTTTGCCACCAAAGCATTTTTGACCTTTAAAGGCTAATGTTTTATTgggtaaacatttaaaaaaaatgcccGTTTCATCTGCATTAAAAATATCGTTTTCGTGGCATTGTGTGATTAAATCTGGATAAACGTTTTTGTTTCCAATCTTCACTAGACTGTAAATCGGCTGAAGCACTTTCTCCACAAATCGACATTTGTGCGATATTatgcctttttttaaatttatctaacTACCCTACACTAGCAGAAAAATTTTCGCGACCCAAAGCAATCGCAAATTCTTTAGCTTTTCCTCTGATTAAGGTTGCCGAGAGAGGAAGATTTTTCTCACGTGCGGTAGTAACCCACTTAAGCATAGCTTGATCAACATCATTATTGACGCAAGTTgtaattctttttcgtttggAGTTAAAATTATAGTCACCTTTTTGTTCTAAGAGtttgtctttgtttttcaaaatggttgATAACGTATTAGGAGGAATCCCAAATATTTgtgcaatgttttctttttgttttcgccCTTTTCTACCTCGGCAATTAGCTTTAACTTTTCCTTAAGCGTTAAACACTTTACACTTCGTTTTGATGTCATTTTAGTCCAATATCACTacaaaaattgacaattttcaccACCGTTCTAACAACAACTGATACAATCTTATGTAAGtgctaagaaatttaaaatacaagtcGTTATCTGTCGCCGACTCGCAGCTCGGTAATTCCCCGAAATTGCGGTAGGTGTTTCCCCGAAAAATTCGAGCTACGCTTGGTTACCGCTGCAGTTTCTGTGACATTTTAGTTCGTGTTTTAGAAATATTCGGGTAACAGAAATTCGACTTATAGGGAAAAAATTACATAGTGATGTtataaaaacgtattttgttCTTAAGAAAATTCGATATAGAGAATATTTTTTAGAGGAAGTAAAATATACAGAGACAGAAagtaacttacatatacatatgtatatattagggtgtccgttatttaccgaattgattatttttgacgagacgccccctaaacttttagttttccatctaaaaaaaaatatcagaccataaaaagcccttaattttcataataaaccttgccccaaacacgatacatttaccatggaaattacatgggattttgccactttttacaaatagtgagtgagaaacatcactgtagtgaggttggtgacttttgtgagggcatgagaatagggcaGTAAGAATAAAGTTACTTGTTGGCTCTACGTTGTCATACAGACAAATCGCTCTCCCAGCAATCAACTTACTCTTGCTTTGCAAGTGTTGGCGATGCTGTTAGGTGTTAGTGAAGAACAGAAATGATTACGAGGGTGCCCGCTGGACTTTGTGGCTTAACTGAGCCCTAAAGTTTTGATTCTGTGATTTTGTACATAGATATAAAGCCTGTGGTAGGTCTACTGGTTCTTTCATTCCCAATAATCGTGGTAGGTCGCCTTTAAGTCCTCTAATAAAAGTATCTAAAGCCTTATTGCGGTATGTGCCTATTAGGACGTTCATGGATTCACTTCCGATTTCCATAcacgaaattttattaaaaataagtgaCAAATGTTCATACACGGCTTGATAGAATTGTTCCACCGTTTTGTTGCCTTGAACGAGAGTAATCATTtggcagagaacgtataatatagagaaggtccaattgcggacaagcgtgtgaactgtcaagagctaacaaaatcctattagtggatttcaccacttttggctgagAAGGGGAAAGGTTAACAGTGCTGagcgaacagagctgagcattcaatgaaaattatgctcagaaatatacattgctattacagacgtatgtgtGTTgatcttttgcttatatttttatacgtttacatgcaatcatatcaattgatatgaatatcattttgcgaatttttgtgaattcatgcaaaattgataatattgtaatgaaattatgctatttcaaggtcatatttgtagttaatgtctGAATAACagtgaatttttaaatgtttcttatttttgataatataatataatttcatattcatgtatatatgctatatatgtgatatattaTCGTTAtatcctaaaaacataatatattacaataataatatatgtaaatcacacctcttatcatttaaaactttcatacgcatctattCTGCAggtatgtatgcaagtacaaatcaatttcaaatcaagatattatcatttatcagtaatatagaaaagcgcgcgcttctctatatttacgtacacacatgtatgtatacacaaccaacatacaaatatgtgtacacatgtaaatatgtcacccgcaaaaagtataaatattgttctacaaaaacaagaatcgttcaaatagcatcatacatacttatatgcataaatatgtaaatatgtgtgtatgacattcccacacaaataatgtatacacaacatacatacttatatgcgttcacatgtagatatgtcacccgcaaaaagtacaaatattgttctacaacaacaacaatcgtctcTATTAGCATCAGCATCGTCagaagtcaatatggcagccaaatagtcgatgcccaaatttgtaaaaaaatacgcaacaacaatattttcattcatgaacgcaagcgcactttcaacaggcaaactcgcttcattcataaaagtagacaccattacatctccccgagcaggcctttgccaacaagcgtcttttcgcgacgatggcaaaagctaaaaatcataaattgaacatctttctgatgcttcttcacagaaagaagtgacaaaagtggcaacataggagatgtcgatttataatatttgtctaaaatatttttccgtgacacgcaaaaatctgcgtcgatatgtatgcaagctcatacatatgcatacatatttacgcacgttggatggcaaagctgttacagcggcaagggaagcggtgacaatcggcggccattcgtttatttttttcggcacagcttggagtttctatcatcacacaagtgctgaacacaatgagtgcgacagactgcaaacgacatctgtcaaatattagaatacacacgttcttagggacacagttatTCAGGCAgctttacaacaaaataactgtgtccataataacgtgtgtattttaatatttgacataaCAGTCTGTCGCGCttaatgtgttcagcacttgactctttgacaaagcgtcagtttcggctattggtagaccgtgacaacggagatgcgaaagatgcgtgtgacacttgttattatgaatgtacatatgtacatgcatatgtatgtggctcgcatttgctttcgtaaacatacaaatgtgccaaagaaataatatacatacatatgtatgtgtcatagaaattctattggtacaaatatggaaatgataacgaaataatgcgaatatgcatatttcatgaaggtcatcaattttctttgaagaaatgaagatcattttgcacatcttcactttgtaatagtcgaaataaaattaatttatttaaaaattaaaaaataaaaataaagagaaataaaattaaaataatttttcccgattttattttttataatatgccAACTCAACCAAaaagcgcatacatatgtatattgtaaatacAATTGGCGTCATTTCCCCgttgtaacatacatatattacctacaattagaaaaaatctaactacttgcatattttatatgtacatacttataccgCATATTTCATCGTTAAATTTGGCGCAATTCCTCcatgaaaacatacatacagcaAATACTCAGCCAAAAAAAGCATGCATATGTctattgtaaatacattttcatagcTTTTACTCCATTGGCTGTctcttatttgtatataagcattACTTTTCTCATTgatcactgaaaatgctcaattctgctattttcgacgctcctgttaaatattggtgaatcCGCTTATAGAAAACAGTTCCCCTGATTTTGAGGTGAAATCCATTAATAGAAAAGAGTTCCcctccaaaaaatgaaatatcgtaagtttggcaacgcggtggaccttctctatattatacgttctctgcatTTGGTACTCAAGTGTGCCGAGATCCCGCTTATCTGCATAATGCAGAGTCAAACAACGTGAAATGCTGTTCCAGTTTAGTGGAGTATTATACGACTCCAAAACATTATCAGCAgttttcgttattttatttcttatagaatttataataccaaaatatttagcTGCTCCTCTGATAGATTCATACAACTTTAAAACTCTATCAACGCTCTTCTTCCAAGAGCTGTATTCGATTAGATTTCCCGAAAATTCTCTGAGGCAGCGAACTACATCAGGAACCTTGTTTAGTTCATCAATATTGTGCCTATATTCGCtgttaattacttcatctgtgCAGTTAAGTTCGTTATGATTAGTTTGTCTGCTGTCCTCGGTGAGGCATACATTTCTCACTATTCTTCTAATAAGAGCTTCTAATTCTGGTGTTGCGTTTACTTGCTCTATAATTGGTATATTAGCAGGTACGGATGGTATATTTATTATTGGTGGACGAAATAAGGTTGTTTGGGTTAgtcattttgattatttatttgattatatatttttattctattaattttttgttgtttttaggttatatttgtatttattataagaaccggagggtccccccgaatgtggtgaatcgcagagacGTTTAAagttagaaaattattataaggactaaaagtttcttttttgtgtggtgttattttatattgattttcaacaaaatattataatttcaatttataattgtattttattttattataaggaTTATCTTATAGAATTTTATTATAGTTCGTTAGCtaaatttgcttttatgttatatagaatttaaatttatatttcttaataaatcTAAATAAGTAGTAGGaaagcaacttttttatttttactaataagtATTCATATATCcatacttaaataatattttgcgtgTGTAAGCTGTATCAAAAaattaggatttttttttttgaaaacttgaaCTTTTTGAACTGTGAACTTACCTCATTTTTCAattcattatattaatttttttgtgttcaacTAAAAATACACTTTTACATACACTTTTGTGAAGTGAATAACTGATTCAAATTCTTCGTCTTTGGtaaaagataatattttttggtttggaAAACGGTATATCAGAATAGgaacttttttctctttttttgaatttttactaataataatttctattaatttttttgtgttcaacTAGGAATACACCTTAAAATACCCATTTTTGTGAAATGAacaagttattaaaattttacgttttatttacgaattagataattaaaaatggGAATTATAATACTTAAAACTAACATCTTACAAACGTGCATGGCTGGAAGAAGTGTCCCGTTTAATCCTTTTCGTCATTACTAGGGTTGCCCGATGGCCACTTTCTCGCACGCTTCTCTTCCTCAAGAATGGGTAAGAGATCGGATGGACGATTAATTCGGCTAGGaggataattgaaaaaaattccaCTGCAGACTCCTTCAGGATGTATGTGTGGTTCTCCAAttcgttgggcgccagttaaatacctttaagttttattttaattttttattttaacacgtTTTGTCGAAACtgtacaaaaatacttttttaatgtttaagtTTGTTGGAGTGATGTCCAACCAGCTTAAAGGACAGCCgaattaaaagtaaaacttaAATCTAAGCTTATGCTATCACCAACTTAATATTCTAAGCGCCGACAGAGCGAGACGTCGGCAGCGACGCATATTGTTAGTGGCGTGCTAGTAGCGTCATTAAAATCCCTATTTTTAGTTTGGCGTTCTTTTAGTGGGTAGCGGTAAAGTGGCGTGATGCGTTTGCCAAATTGTGTACCTGCATTCCGGAGCATTCTTAAGCTTGCATGGTACAGTACActgtataacaaaatatttattttgttaacttatataAGTATGCAAGTATTTATTAAGCTACTGCACAGCACAGAaggtttttgtttaattcaaaaACTCCAAATTGCCTTTCACTATGGCTCGAAAAACCAACGATTGTTTCACTCCTCTTTGCTGCTTACCCTAGCACTTAAAAATTACGCActtcaaaaacgaaaaaataagcaGAGtcgaaatgatgtttttttgtttttatttctttgttacaTAACACGTTACTCTTAGCACTGCTACTTCTCGGAGGTCCGCTATCGGTTCGAAATCCAGGAAAAGAAGGCGGCTCTGCTTCTGGAGCGGTCGCTTTTGATTGTTGTAGATTTGCGGTGGGTAGTATCTTCTATAGGTGTGATGGCTGCGTAGGTGGTGTATGTTcgtgtgtggtgtcttcatgtgCGGATCGTGTTGGTGCGGTATATTGTCGTTCAGTGTCGAATGTTGAAGAGGAAACATTAATCATCTAGCCAAGGGCCATAGTCTTTTAAGCAGAATGACCCGTAAGACATTTCCCGTATAATACCTGTATATAttagcagagaacgtatatttatagagaaggttcacgatgtcaaaaatttagggatatttcagttttgggatatttactgttatggatgagtgcatttcaccacagaaaattattagcgcatttcaccacttaacatcagggtCACGACAATAACAGAACTGAGTAGTTGTTAGAGCCaatgggaaaaaatatgttaatttcaatgtttagaaatgtacgcttacagattcgtatatttacaatgcgcaaacgactgcatataatttatatacatacatacatatgtatgtatattttctatatattttatttcaaagcacacaagcatgtatgaactatttcatgatgaattccttCCCAATAAGCAATTGCGTAAATGTTTCGTAAATCTGCGCTAGAATAAACTTATCTACAAACATTTGAGTAAACTTACTTACAAATGTGAGAAATAAGTTTAATTATAAGTTTACTTATCTTATATTTGTAACTTCAAAATAAATGCGTTGAAAAAACGTttacttacaaacataaatgTAAACTTATGATGCAACATTGCAAATCAGTTTACATGTAAACACAAAAAGTAAACCAACCGTTTACCATTTCCCGTTAGTTTTTTCGCCGACTCTCTGACgactgtttttccttttttgagtGATCGCAGTTCATAATTATTGAATTTGTGAGATGTAAAGACGTGcgatttaaataaaacagtggaaaagttaataactaaaaataattaattgaaaaattacttacatatatgtattatttagaagtgttataaataaaataaaataaaaaatgtccgCCAATAAATCATACACATACAACTCCCAAGAACCAATAGCCCAAATAAATACCGATGGAGTGCATTTGCAATTTGAAACATCCATCAACCAAAACGGAAATAACCACATCATAGTCGAAGAAGCAGGAACAATTAATAGCTATACACTGGATCGCACATTTTTAGAAGGTAGTcaatatcaattatttatttgaaaaattttttttaatgaaaatgtttttttgcagCAATTCAAAGCACCATTGATGCAGCTGTATCCAAATCTATGGGAAGAATCGTAGAGGAGGTAAGAAGCTTGCGGCAAGATATCGCAGAGTTGAGGAATAGCAGAGACAAtgttccattaaaaaagattatgcCAGCGGAACCTTTAAACACAGTGGAGCAATTTATGGAATTGGAGAGTTTACTCCAGAAGGATGAAGAATATGCtaaatttgtaagtaaatatttattgactgTTTGAAAGCCAATTTTactatttcctttttttgaagaaatcggaacttatgcaaaatattaaatacacagGAGCGAAATTCGTCAGAACAGCTTGGCGCTCATTGGTATCCGATGAATGTGCTCAACATTTTGCTTGGAGTGGAACGTCAGACAAAAAAACCTGTCCGCGTCTTAAAAGTATCTATGGC belongs to Bactrocera dorsalis isolate Fly_Bdor chromosome 1, ASM2337382v1, whole genome shotgun sequence and includes:
- the LOC125775559 gene encoding uncharacterized protein LOC125775559 — its product is MSANKSYTYNSQEPIAQINTDGVHLQFETSINQNGNNHIIVEEAGTINSYTLDRTFLEAIQSTIDAAVSKSMGRIVEEVRSLRQDIAELRNSRDNVPLKKIMPAEPLNTVEQFMELESLLQKDEEYAKFKSELMQNIKYTGAKFVRTAWRSLVSDECAQHFAWSGTSDKKTCPRLKSIYGYPRCLLT